A single region of the Onychomys torridus chromosome 11, mOncTor1.1, whole genome shotgun sequence genome encodes:
- the Grem2 gene encoding gremlin-2 has protein sequence MFWKLSLTLLLVAMLVKVAEARKNRPAGAIPSPYKDGSSNNSERWHHQIKEVLASSQEALVVTERKYLKSDWCKTQPLRQTVSEEGCRSRTILNRFCYGQCNSFYIPRHVKKEEDSFQSCAFCKPQRVTSVIVELDCPGLDPPFRIKKIQKVKHCRCMSVNLSDSDKQ, from the coding sequence ATGTTCTGGAAGCTCTCACTGACCTTGCTCCTAGTGGCTATGCTGGTAAAGGTAGCTGAAGCCCGGAAGAACCGGCCTGCGGGCGCCATCCCCTCACCGTACAAGGATGGCAGCAGCAACAACTCGGAGAGATGGCATCACCAGATCAAGGAAGTGCTGGCCTCCAGCCAGGAGGCCCTCGTGGTCACCGAGCGCAAGTACCTCAAGAGTGACTGGTGCAAGACGCAGCCGCTGCGGCAAACGGTGAGTGAGGAGGGATGCCGCAGCCGCACCATCCTCAACCGCTTCTGCTATGGCCAGTGCAACTCCTTCTACATCCCGCGGCatgtgaagaaggaggaggactccttCCAATCCTGCGCCTTCTGCAAGCCCCAGCGTGTCACCTCGGTCATCGTGGAGCTCGACTGCCCCGGGCTCGACCCACCTTTCCGAATCAAGAAAATCCAGAAGGTGAAGCATTGTAGGTGCATGTCGGTGAACCTGAGCGACTCTGACAAGCAGTGA